GTCATCTCTATGTATCCACCCTCAATAGCCGGGTTTTGATAATTTGTCACATAATTCCTTTTATCAGTTAAATTAAGTGCTTTCTGGATTTCTTCCCTACTCATTATCTCAATAAAATGTTTTATAAGTCTTTTTACTTGGGGGGTTACTTGGGGGGTTACTTGGGGGGTAACTTCCTTGATTTGTTCACGATAA
This genomic window from Bacteroidota bacterium contains:
- a CDS encoding transcriptional regulator, giving the protein TAYIERLGTGTTDMIKKAKKAELKEPVFIQEDMFRTIVYREQIKEVTPQVTPQVTPQVKRLIKHFIEIMSREEIQKALNLTDKRNYVTNYQNPAIEGGYIEMTQPDSPKSPTQKYRLTKKGLALKSRIK